Sequence from the Candidatus Methylomirabilota bacterium genome:
CGCGAACCGGCTCGCTCCACCGCCGACACTCCCGGTCAAGGTTGATCTTCCTTCCTATGACATCAAGGTGCTCAAGCGACACGTGAGAAGCCGGCTTCCGTTATACCGCGTGCATTTCCAACAGGCCGCGGAACAGTATGGGCTTTCCTGGACCCTGCTGGCGGCTCAGGGCTACCAAGAGTCGCACTGGAACCGGAAAGCAAGAAGCCCGACAGGTGTGCGTGGCCTCATGATGCTGACTAAGACCACCGCCGCGTCGCTGGGCGTGACCAATCGTCTGGATCCCGTTCAAAGCATCCGTGGGGGAGCGAAATACCTTGCCAAACTTCGCGGACGGCTCCCCAAGGACATCCAGCGACCCAACCGGACCTTCATCGCACTAGCTGCGTACAATGTGGGCATGGGCCATGTGAAGGATGCGCAGACGCTTGCTGTCCGGCAAGGAAAAGACCCCAATCAGTGGCCTGATCTCCGAACGGTCTTACCGCTTCTCACGGACAAGCGGCATTACAAGACCTTACGTTATGGCTATGCACGCGGCCATGAGCCAGTCCAGTACGTCAAACGCATTCGAGCCTATC
This genomic interval carries:
- a CDS encoding transglycosylase SLT domain-containing protein, translated to MKLRVVPLVKLVSAILAILVLLGVKQLSAILAEKTANRLAPPPTLPVKVDLPSYDIKVLKRHVRSRLPLYRVHFQQAAEQYGLSWTLLAAQGYQESHWNRKARSPTGVRGLMMLTKTTAASLGVTNRLDPVQSIRGGAKYLAKLRGRLPKDIQRPNRTFIALAAYNVGMGHVKDAQTLAVRQGKDPNQWPDLRTVLPLLTDKRHYKTLRYGYARGHEPVQYVKRIRAY